One Natrinema halophilum genomic window carries:
- a CDS encoding M48 family metallopeptidase, which translates to MRVRTTLALAGRAIAACAIGLGTLVSLGWSSQCSAAPRSATSSSPRPASRSIRERALVVALLLGASLTFVTWAAVRRMVRRSRRRLLRETEPIDPDGTGRVASSASRLAAQFDLPMPELRSHPATTPIACTTARDGKTAVVVSVGLLEAVPDAELEAVFAHEFAHVANGDQRLMTWVLVPLIASEEFYEMMHDEDEFDPRLLPWLVTGRLLTTCSRLGVGLFSRGREFAVDRAAVAATGEPDGSSRPIGRPSPRLASRARSRRLSNDSTRRRRGRRTTCGNMPGSVDALNILPTLDPARDGGGGLLATHPATERRIARLRRLVD; encoded by the coding sequence GTGCGAGTCCGAACGACACTCGCCCTCGCTGGCCGGGCGATCGCCGCCTGCGCCATCGGCCTCGGAACGCTCGTTAGCCTCGGCTGGTCCTCGCAGTGCTCGGCGGCGCCGCGATCGGCGACATCGTCGTCGCCGCGGCCGGCCTCGCGATCGATCCGGGAACGGGCCCTCGTCGTCGCCTTGCTCCTTGGCGCCAGCCTCACGTTCGTAACGTGGGCCGCCGTCCGACGTATGGTCCGCCGCAGTCGGCGCCGACTGCTCCGCGAGACGGAGCCGATAGACCCCGACGGAACCGGACGCGTGGCATCATCGGCGTCGCGGCTCGCGGCCCAGTTCGATCTGCCGATGCCGGAACTCCGTTCCCACCCCGCGACGACGCCGATCGCGTGTACCACCGCTCGCGACGGAAAGACGGCCGTCGTCGTTTCCGTCGGCTTGCTCGAGGCAGTACCCGATGCGGAACTCGAAGCGGTATTCGCCCACGAGTTCGCACACGTGGCGAACGGTGACCAGCGGCTGATGACGTGGGTGCTCGTACCGCTGATCGCATCTGAGGAGTTCTACGAGATGATGCACGACGAGGACGAGTTCGATCCGCGCCTCCTTCCCTGGCTGGTGACCGGCCGTCTGCTGACTACCTGCTCGAGGCTCGGCGTCGGGTTGTTTTCTCGCGGACGGGAGTTCGCGGTCGATCGGGCGGCCGTCGCCGCGACTGGCGAACCGGACGGGAGTTCGCGGCCGATCGGACGGCCGTCGCCGCGACTGGCGAGTCGAGCGCGCTCGCGTCGGCTCTCGAACGACTCGACTCGCCGGCGGCGCGGCCGTCGGACGACCTGCGGAAACATGCCGGGCTCCGTAGACGCGCTTAATATTCTGCCGACGCTGGACCCGGCGCGCGATGGCGGCGGCGGGCTGCTCGCGACCCATCCTGCGACGGAGCGACGCATCGCGCGGCTCCGCCGACTGGTCGATTGA
- a CDS encoding ubiquitin-like small modifier protein 1: MSTEWKLFADLAERAGDKHVAVDAAAGDTVGDALEALLDESPDLEDRVLDGDGELRSQINVLRNGTNVLVEEEGLETELDEDDELALFPPVSGG; the protein is encoded by the coding sequence ATGTCCACGGAGTGGAAACTATTCGCCGATCTCGCCGAACGCGCCGGTGACAAACACGTGGCCGTCGACGCGGCGGCCGGAGACACGGTCGGAGACGCCCTCGAGGCCCTGCTCGACGAATCGCCCGATCTCGAGGATCGCGTTCTCGACGGCGATGGCGAACTACGGTCACAGATCAACGTGCTTCGCAACGGAACGAACGTTCTGGTCGAGGAGGAAGGGCTCGAGACGGAACTCGACGAAGACGACGAGCTAGCGCTGTTTCCGCCCGTCAGCGGCGGATAA